tcccagCCTGTGCCCCCGTTCCCTTCGACCACGGGTCACCCTGCatcacagcacccccccaccatcccgcCTCCTTTCCCCACTCGTCCTTTAGTTATTTTAAGTAGAATTGAACTGAACAGAACCTTCCAGAGTGCACCAGCGCTCGTCCCACCATGTCCTCGCTGGCTGTTCGAAAGAGCTATTTACCTAGCTCAGCGTTGTGccatctctccccctgccctgtTACCATAACCCTGCAAGTTTTACCCCTTCAGGTGTATAACCGTGCGTTGAACGAGGACAGAACTGGGTGCACGCACTTCCCCAAAGATCCCCTGTGAGGCGGGACCAGCCACCccgaaacacccactctcacctGCCGGGTGCATTTCTTTGAgtgtgagaaataggagggggggaggccattctgcccctcgcgGCTGCTCCGCCGTTTGGCAAGACCACGGCCTCAACGCCactttccccccgcccccccaccccccccccccccccccccaaccataaCCCTTGAGTCCCCCTTTgtgctcataaatctgtcaatcGCATCAAATGAGCGTCGGCAGCTCTCTCTGGGGTAGCGCCctgcaaagattcaccaccctgaaGGAATCTCTCCTCGTCTCAGGCCAAAACGGTcgacccccttatcctgagaccccctacccccccacccccacctgctgcTCGCCAAGCGGCCGCCATGTTTGCTCGTCGCGTTTCACAGAGAGGGGTGTGCCACCCAGGGACGTCTGCCTTCTGCTCCCTCTCGCTTCCGGTCTCCGGCGGCAGGTGTAGTCCCCGCCTCTACGCAGGCATGTTGCTAGCAAAATGGTTTTCAATTAAAGCCGCTGTTCTCGCTCGAAGCCCCGGGGCCTTTCTCAGCGCTCAATTGACCGGCCGTCGGCGACGCGTGACCTTTCGCAGCACTGAAGCAGGCCGTTCGGCCCCTCTCCCCCGTGCCGGCGTTTCTGCTCCACACGCCCGCctcctccccaaaccccctctTCCATCTCACCCCCATCAACGCATCCTTCcgttcccacctccccccccccgtgtttatccagcttccccccttTAAAGGTGTCATGTATGAATTAGGGGAGAGCGgagtccattcggcccctcgggcgggctctgccattcaattcgaCGATCGCGGCTGaccttccaccccacctccactttcCCGCCTTACCCCTCAGAGCCCAAAAACCTAGCCCCTCTCCGTCTTGAACCTGCTCGGCAACGGAGCGCCTGCAGCTCTCTGGGGTGGAGcatcccaaagattcaccatcctccgagagaagaaattcctcctcatctcagtccaaaacggccgaccccttatcctgagaccatgacccccccaccacctcactccccccgaGTTCTGGACTGTTCGgccggaggggaggggagggaaggggggagggggattcttCTCAGCATCGACCCTGCCTTCTTCCAGTTGAATTCTGTTCTCTTCCTCTCGGCCGTAGAGCAAGACCGGGGGGGAAGCTGGGATTGTCCTCCTCGGaacggagaaggttaagggggggattgaatcgaggcgttcggAATCAGGAAGGGGGTTCAGAccgagtaaataaggagaaactgtttccactgggcaggagggtcggtaaccagaggggacacagatcgAAGAGGATcggggaaagaaccagagggggagatgaggagaatctgtttttatttatacagcgagtggttgtgatctggaaggcgctgcctgaaagggcggtggaagcagattcaataggaactttcaaaaggggggggAATCGGATAAACACTCGAGAGGGAAAAGATTTACAGGAATGTGGGGGAAGTCAATAAATACCTATGCAGAGCATTCTGCCATACAGTAGACTGATTTTATATTGTATGTCCAAAACGGTGGACTCCTTTCCCAAGCCAGGAGGCAACAGGAGGAGGGAGCATTCACCAGGTGGGAGAAGAGGGTGAAATAGTGGTTAAAACTCAGACTAGCAATGAGCTCTGGTCTGTATTTCAGCGTGTTGTGTGCAGCCTGTGTTCCCAActcctccaggattgccctggagtctccaagaattaGAAATCGACCTTCGAGACACCGCTACGGGCAGACAAGGAGGAGAAAAATCATTAGCGGGAATAATAACCACCACTTTTGCCCATCGTAAGAATGTCAGGCCTGGGGCGAGGCTGTTTGATTCGTCAACCCACCTGATTGTTTACGAGGAGCCCATTTGCTCCCTGAATGGCGGTGGGGAGCTGGAGGTGTCAGGTGACCGGCGGGTGGGAGGGTTTCGAAGTGTGATTCGAGGCACAAGGCCACAtgataaaacctccaggaataggCCCCACCTGAGACGGCGAAACCCCAGTCGGGACGAGCAACAaatgccgcgctgtcggagggtcagtgctgagggagcgccgcactgtcagagggtcagtgctgagggagcgctgcactgtcggagggtcagtactgagggaatgccacactgtcggagggtcagtactgagggagtgccacactatcggagggtcagtactgagggagcgccacactgtcagaggttcagtactgagggagtgccgcactgtcggagggacagcgctgagggagcgccgcactgtcagagggtcagtactgaggcagtgccgcactgccggaaggtcagtactgagggagtgccgcactgtcagagggtcagtactgagggagcgcagcactgtcagatgttcagtacagagggagtgccgcactgttggagggtcagtacagagggagcgctgcactgtcggagggtcagtactgagggagtgccgcaatgtcggagggtcagtactgagggagcgccgcgctgtcggagggtcagtactgagggcgggccgcgctgtcggagggtcagtgctgagggagcgccgcgctgtcggagggtcagtactgagggagccccgcactgccggcgggtcagtactgagggagcgccgcactgtcggagggtcagtactgaggaagtgccgcactgtcggagggtcagtactgagggagcgccgcactgtcggagggtcggtactgagggagtgccgcactgtcagagtgtcagtactgagggagcgccacactgtcggagggtcagtactgagggagcgccgcactgtcgaagggtcagtcctgagggagcgccgcactgtcggcgggtcagtactgagggagtgccgcacagtcggagggtccgtactgagggagtgccgcactgtcggagggtcagtactgagggagtgccgcgctgtcggagggtcagtactgagggcgggccgcgctgtcggagggtcagtgctgagggagcgccgcactgtcggaaggtcagtactgacggaacgccgcactgtcggaggatcaagggttgggggaggggggttgagttCTCTTCAGTaacctggggccaatatttacccctcaaccaacatcactgaagtaaacagataatCTGGGTCATTtcgtggaagcttgctgtgctgCAATTGTCTGCCGCGTTTCTGACATTACGGCAGTGACTACACTGCTCTTCGGGACACGCTGAAGCTGTGAGAGGCGCTAGAAAAATGCAAGTCTTGCGCGCTGTAAACTCTCGGGCAGGACGCATGATTTGAAAGTGACCACTTTGGTTAAAACTCGTGCCCCTCGAACAATTGGTGTGACTCCACCTGCTGCAGCACAATGGGTGACCGTTCGCTGGGAAAGGATCCGAGTGTGTTCTTTGAAGTTTGTAGCCAAACAAGGGTGGGGGAGATTCCCAGGGACTCAGGATGAGCGGTGTCAGCCTTCCGGTGGGCCGAGGAGGGACATCCCGTGAACATTCCAGCAGAGAGCCTCACTGTTTTTCCAACTCTGGTTCCATTTGATTGCATATGACTCCGAGGGAAGCAGGGATTCACCCCGCCCTTCCCTgcttgctcgctctcgctctctctctctctctctcactaccccctcTGCTCCATTTCCTGGAGCACACACATTGCGTGTGACCAGAATCCCTGGTAAGAaccagagagagtggggggggagtgtgggagaaAGGAGGTTTTTTACACGTTCGAGGCAGGGCAGAGAGGAGCTTGTCAGACCTGCCGGAGGAGCCGTCCAGCTGCTTGTCCTCACTCCTCCCCTGGCCGCATCAGCTCACCTCCTCAAAGCGCCGAAATCCGTTCGATCGGCTGAGGAGGATTTTGCCAGATTGGCTTCGGGAACGGCAGCTCTGAAGATTTACacgtgggtgtggggggggaaccGAAGAACGGGTATAACAGCGGCGCGGGCTGGAATCGGCGAAACGCTCACCCCCCCCGGCCTCGGTACCGCCCTCGAAAGACGAGCGCCCGGCACAACCAGGACCCCcggaggtggggcgggggggtgggggaacaagGAAAGTCTGAGAGGAGTTGGCCTTTGGAGAATCGAGTGACCGGCGCGGCCCCGCTTCCTCTCGCGAGCCCGAGTTCCGAGTTCCGAGGTGCTGGACTGGTGAGTGCAGAACTACCGCCTGCCTCCCCGCGAGCCGAGCGTTGCGCAAGCCCTCGGACCAGGACGGCGCCAGCCGGAGTTTGACGCATGGATTGCAGTCACTGGGAAGGGGCCCTGGACGCTCCCGGCTCCGACAGCGAGAGCCGCCTCGTCTACGTTTCTGACTCCTGCAAGAGGAAGATCCAGCACGTGGTGGACTTGCTGCTCTCCGGCGATGCCCGCCCGGTGGATGCCAAGAGCTTGAGCGCCTGCGGCGAGTCCTTCGAGAAATGCAGGGACACCATCATCGCCCGGACAAAGGGGCTTGCCATCTTGGTCCACGGGCTGCAGTACCTGGTGCCCGTGAGCAAGGACGAGGACGTGGGTCAGGGCTTGGCTGAGCTTTGCAACCTGGTGGTGGCCCTGGTGGAGTGCTCCTCCCACGCCGGCTACCTGGCAGCGCTGGAGACGCCGGGGGCCAAGCCGGCGCGGCCCGGTCCGGTCGAGCGCTACCAGGTGTCCGTGCTAGAGCAGGAGGTGGAGCAGCACTGCAGCGCCCTGAGGGACCTGCCCCTCAGCCAGCTCTCGCCCCCCTTGCTCTCCGACCTGTCCCAGGGGGTGAGCCGGGCCCTGAGGGCGCTGGCCGAGTGCTGCGGGGCGGCCGCCGAGTCCGGGAGGGACGCCTTCGCCTGCGACCAGCTCAAGCTGGGCCTGAGGGGCGCCGCCTGCTGTGCCAGCGCCCTGCTGGCCTGCGTCAAGGAGCTGCGGGCGGCGCCCAGCGAGGCGGCCCGGACCCGCTGCGTGGTCTTCAGCGGGCCCCTGATCCAGTCGGTCAGGGCCCTGGTGGGACTGGCCACGGAGCCCCAGTTCCTGGGCCGGCCGGCCCACCTACCCACCGACGCCCGGCTGGTCCACGCCAGCATCCTGGAAGGGGCCCGGCGCGTGGCATCctcctgcctcctc
This portion of the Carcharodon carcharias isolate sCarCar2 chromosome 36 unlocalized genomic scaffold, sCarCar2.pri SUPER_36_unloc_1, whole genome shotgun sequence genome encodes:
- the LOC121274373 gene encoding talin rod domain-containing protein 1-like, with amino-acid sequence MDCSHWEGALDAPGSDSESRLVYVSDSCKRKIQHVVDLLLSGDARPVDAKSLSACGESFEKCRDTIIARTKGLAILVHGLQYLVPVSKDEDVGQGLAELCNLVVALVECSSHAGYLAALETPGAKPARPGPVERYQVSVLEQEVEQHCSALRDLPLSQLSPPLLSDLSQGVSRALRALAECCGAAAESGRDAFACDQLKLGLRGAACCASALLACVKELRAAPSEAARTRCVVFSGPLIQSVRALVGLATEPQFLGRPAHLPTDARLVHASILEGARRVASSCLLFTQWVRDLALLAGSGAKVPAFREQLKSLAGAVSDSCNLLSQALRHNDTLNIFNPWTAEPPS